A part of Citrifermentans bremense genomic DNA contains:
- a CDS encoding HD family phosphohydrolase has translation MPTESGDKKQKSSLVRLCDSWLEAVAEGFSCDKYEKRSRFIMLFLTALFLTLLIIPSPQFLTVNYREGDIATSDIRATQDYLIEDLLLTEKKRAEAEAAAPFVYSLAQNGNIDLVRRFEEALELMRDSGQGGSRRSAVAGVLGVEISPAEFGALSRIRQERAFLSDLGRQLAPIYRQRIVADRSHFAADLRHGIIVVDETTGQGVAGGDYSSCIDLAAARRAFGGADLTQGGSGHDLEILKGVAQRMIAPNLNFDRNGTDEKKSEARAAVRPVLFKMKRGEMIVRVGERVTSEQAMKLEKIYKAKNRAPILTGLGIFGLVLVLCYVPFRFGRKNIRKFHPSNKDILLLSLLTVGNFAVLKLVSAVSTAMGGLFPSIDTASYFYVFPFAASAIIVRIILNSEVALVYCAITAPLTGIMLNNSLQVVIYAFLGGIVGAHGVRQCKERGTIYSAGFKVSVVNMALALCFYIYSDSHFSLQTVYCIAFALLGGLINAVFASGTIPLIEALFQYTTDVKLLELANLNSPLLRELMVRAPGTYHHSVLVGNMVEAGAEAINANPLLARVAAYYHDVGKLKKPQYFIENIRDGENRHDKLSPSMSALILISHMKEGVELAKEHRIGQPIIEIIRQSHGTSLISYFYLKAKGLETPGAPPVEERDFRYPGPKPQTREAGLVLLADCVEAASRTLSDPTPARIQGMVQKIINNIFIDGQLDECELTLKNLHEIAKSFNQILAGIYHQRIDYPEPAYKEKNIVKKCPEDSDNEPPKADPGREDGAAKGGAEDLRRLGMS, from the coding sequence ATGCCCACCGAAAGCGGCGACAAAAAACAGAAGAGCTCACTGGTCCGGCTCTGTGACAGCTGGTTGGAAGCAGTTGCCGAAGGTTTCTCATGCGACAAGTATGAAAAGCGCAGCCGCTTCATCATGCTCTTCCTCACAGCCTTATTCCTCACCCTGCTCATCATCCCGAGCCCGCAGTTCCTCACGGTCAACTACCGCGAGGGGGACATCGCCACCTCGGATATCCGCGCCACCCAGGATTACCTGATCGAGGACCTGCTGCTCACCGAGAAAAAGCGCGCAGAGGCCGAGGCCGCGGCTCCTTTCGTCTACAGTCTTGCCCAAAACGGCAACATAGACCTGGTGCGCCGTTTCGAAGAGGCGCTGGAGCTCATGCGCGACTCCGGGCAGGGCGGGTCGCGCCGCAGCGCCGTCGCCGGGGTCCTCGGGGTTGAGATCTCGCCCGCGGAGTTCGGCGCGCTGTCGCGCATCAGGCAGGAGCGGGCCTTTCTCTCGGACCTGGGGAGGCAGCTAGCCCCCATCTACCGGCAGCGCATCGTCGCCGACCGTTCCCATTTCGCCGCGGATCTGCGGCACGGCATCATAGTCGTGGACGAGACCACCGGGCAGGGAGTCGCCGGCGGGGACTACTCCTCCTGCATCGACCTGGCCGCCGCCAGGCGCGCGTTCGGCGGCGCCGATCTGACCCAGGGGGGCTCGGGGCACGACCTTGAGATCCTCAAGGGGGTGGCGCAGCGGATGATCGCGCCCAACCTGAACTTCGACCGTAACGGCACCGACGAGAAGAAAAGCGAGGCGCGCGCCGCGGTGCGCCCGGTGCTCTTCAAGATGAAGCGCGGCGAGATGATCGTTCGGGTTGGGGAGCGGGTCACCTCCGAGCAGGCCATGAAGCTGGAAAAGATCTACAAGGCGAAAAACCGCGCCCCGATCCTCACCGGGCTCGGCATCTTCGGGCTGGTCCTCGTGCTCTGCTACGTCCCCTTTCGCTTCGGCCGCAAGAACATACGGAAGTTCCATCCGAGCAACAAGGACATCCTGCTGCTGTCGCTTCTGACCGTCGGGAACTTCGCGGTGCTGAAGCTGGTCTCAGCCGTTTCCACCGCCATGGGGGGGCTCTTCCCCAGCATCGACACCGCGAGCTACTTCTACGTATTCCCTTTCGCCGCCAGCGCCATCATCGTGAGGATCATCCTCAACTCGGAGGTTGCGCTGGTCTACTGCGCCATCACCGCCCCCCTCACCGGGATCATGCTGAACAACTCGCTGCAGGTGGTGATCTACGCTTTCCTGGGCGGAATCGTGGGAGCGCACGGCGTGCGCCAGTGCAAGGAGCGCGGCACCATCTACAGCGCCGGGTTCAAGGTGAGCGTGGTGAACATGGCGCTTGCCCTCTGCTTCTACATCTACAGCGACAGCCACTTCTCGCTGCAGACCGTGTACTGCATAGCCTTCGCCCTTCTGGGCGGCCTCATCAACGCGGTCTTCGCCTCGGGAACCATCCCTCTCATCGAGGCGCTCTTCCAGTACACGACGGACGTGAAGCTGCTGGAACTCGCCAACCTGAATTCGCCGCTTCTGCGGGAGCTGATGGTACGCGCCCCCGGCACCTACCACCATAGCGTCCTGGTGGGGAACATGGTCGAGGCCGGGGCCGAGGCCATCAACGCGAACCCGCTCCTGGCGCGCGTCGCCGCCTACTACCACGACGTCGGCAAGCTCAAGAAGCCGCAGTACTTCATCGAGAACATCCGCGACGGCGAGAACCGCCACGACAAGCTCTCCCCGAGCATGAGCGCGCTGATCCTCATCTCGCACATGAAGGAAGGGGTGGAGCTCGCCAAGGAGCACCGGATCGGGCAGCCGATCATCGAGATCATCCGCCAGTCCCACGGCACCTCCCTGATCAGCTACTTCTACCTGAAGGCGAAGGGGCTGGAGACCCCGGGCGCACCGCCGGTCGAGGAGCGGGACTTCCGCTACCCGGGACCCAAGCCGCAGACAAGGGAAGCGGGCCTCGTGCTCCTGGCCGACTGCGTCGAGGCCGCCTCGCGCACCCTCTCCGACCCGACCCCGGCGCGGATACAGGGTATGGTGCAGAAGATCATCAACAACATCTTCATCGACGGTCAGCTCGACGAGTGCGAACTGACGCTCAAGAACCTGCACGAGATAGCCAAGAGCTTCAACCAGATACTCGCCGGGATCTACCATCAGCGCATAGACTACCCGGAGCCGGCCTACAAGGAGAAGAACATTGTCAAGAAGTGCCCAGAGGATAGCGATAACGAACCGCCAAAGGCGGATCCCGGTCGGGAAGACGGCGCTGCGAAAGGTGGCGCAGAGGATCTTAGACGCCTTGGGATGTCCTGA